The segment ttattatgaataaatatttcaagATATTGTTGAAATTTTAGTGCTGATATCAGGATACTATTAATGcactttttgtctttcttgtttgttttttttacttgtcatCTTTCAGAAAGTTTTACACAGGATTTGTCCTACAACCTCGAACAAATAAAAGGGAAAGAACATCTTCTTAAGTCGGCTTTGCTGTATAGGTTTGACAGTGCCCACTCAGCACCCATTAACTCTGTGTGCTACCTGAGTATCCACGAGCGCGAGCAGTCAAACCAGTGCCAGCTGTGTCCCGGAGTCTACCACGCCATGAACTTCACAACCAAagcagacaggaggaggacctGGGTTGAGGTTGACATTACCTCATTTCTTCAGCCACTCACAACGTTTCAGAAGAAGAATGTACACCTGCTCGTCAACATCTCCTGCCCAGAGGAGCAAAGAACAAGGAGCAATGGTCGCAGAGATCTGTTGGAGTTCTCTCTGAGATCCCCTCCTCTCATTCTTTATCTCAATGACACAAGCAAAATCACCCACCAGAGGTCGCCAGTCAGTGCCAACGAGGACCAAAGGCCACCAAACAGATTTCAAAGGCGTGGTGAAACAAGGAGATGGAAGAGGGAATCTCCAAAGAGTAAAGGAGGCCATAAAAATCTTGATGTCAAGCTGCCTGAGATTCTGTTGAATTCTGAAATCCCAACAAGCGAATGTGCCTTGTATGATTTCAGGGTGAAATTCAGTCAGCTTGATCTTGATCACGTAATTGTTCATCCACCAAAGTACAACCCCAGGTACTGCAGGGGCATTTGCACGACCACCATGGGCTACATCTATGGTTCACCTCGACATGCCATGGTGCAAAGCTACATCTTTGAGAACATAGATTCCTCTGTGCCCAGACCCTCATGTGTCCCTTCCCACTACAGGCCCCTCAGTGTCATTATATCGAGTAAGGATGGCTCCCTGCACATGAAGGACATTGAAATGGTTGCCACTAGGTGCACATGTCGTTAAGTCATCATCCAAAGAAGTCTGAGAGAAGTCATAGCTGTTGAATTTTTTCCACATACCAAATGTACAGACCAGATTCAGTGATttcatgtatttaaaaagaatgaTGTACCTATAGGAAGATCAACTTGGAGCAGGAGTGTTTACTTAAACCAAAAGAATTTTTATCATAACATGGCAGCATGGgatatgttctgtttttgtttagacAGGAAAGGGTCCAAATGCATCCTATTCAGGTTATTGTTTGTGATAAGACAAACGCACTTAAGACGGGAAAAAATGTGGGAtggttgtttgggttttttttttctaagtttcttgtgttaatttattttgtgtggaTGGATCTGTCATTTTTCATTAACACAATTACCATATTTTAAGTAGCCCTGTTCTGGACATGAATACAATCTCATAAGCcttttatataatgttttattccGAGGGATTACAGACGGCTTTCTCTGTGGCTGCTGTCTTTATAACTTTCAGAATGAAATTTGTCAAGGTTTCAGTGTGTATTTATTACTTATGGTTGCTAAGTGACAATATACATGTTAACTGACCATATGCCTATATTTGTATTGGTGTAGTGTGACTAAAGGCATGTCTGTTTAAGCAAGTTGGATGAATTCACTGTCTATGCTCAGCTTAAGAACGTGTAAAAGAATTGGATAAAGGCCTTCTCTGAAAAGTTGGAAAATTAAAACGATATTGGACATAATATATGCTGTCTTTCTATGAATGTTTAGTCAGTACAAtctgataaaatataaaacacactgCATGACATTTTGCCAAGGTGTTTActcatgaaaaaatggtaatgtccttttttccccacatgaggtctttatttatttatttaaagcagttAAATAGCCTataatagctttttttttttaaatatgaataaaaaaaaggtaaattaacTTCTTGAACATCGTCGAACGTTGAACTCCGATCCGCCAAGTGGCGCTAATGTCCTAAATGTTAACGAATAACGACGACGGCTCAAAATAGAAGAACACCGTCCGGAAGTGTCTCAAGAAACACGACTAAACAGGACGGTGAGTCTCAATGTCACAAATGTGTGTTCGCAATTAAGATTTGATGTGCTTATTTCAAcgattttttttcatatagtaGGACTTTATAAAACTCCTGGACTAGGTTACGTTGCCCTTCTTCAGACATCCACGTTTTTTTGCGCTTGCtaagtaaacattttaaacaagtttCTGCATTTTAGCCGTTAGCTTGATAGCGCTTGTCGATTATGCTAACTCAGGCTGGCtgtgattgttttttaatatcttGCATCTTTAGTTTTCACTTACTGGCCATAAATAGATTATGAAAAAAGTTAGTATGTTTTCAGTTATGTTGTGTATATAGTCCACAGGCAAGCTCCATGAAAAGTGAATAGGTTACATAAGTTAGTTTACGTTATCTATTTCCATCGCCAAATGGCACTAAGGTTTTTGGTCATTTGATGTTCAAAAAGGATATATATAGTATTAAGCTAAATATATTTAGTAAAATATGAAGCTGTTAAACAGCTAAAGAAAACTtaactaaatctaaatttaGATTTTCACTAACAGTAGGCCAGTTAAAATGGTTTAGGGAAAATAATCTTCCCCATTTATGATTTCTTAAATAACTAATTATCTTCAACACTTAATGGCTAAAATAATGCGACATTTAATAAACAAGTTCCCAAAAATGCATGTCATATTTTCATTTCAACCAGTTCCATTAATTTCAGGCCATGAATAATTTTTTACTTGTTTCAGTGATTTGTTGTGtatttgtcatgtttcagaTCAGCTCCCTGGTGAACATGGGCCGCCACTTTGGAAATTTGGCCAAGGTCAGGCATATAATAACATACAGCATATCACCCTTTGAGCAGAGGGCTTTCGCCAACTATTTCTCAAAAGGAATTCCCAATGTGTGGAGAAGATTCACAGCTTCTTTCTTCAAAGTTGCACCTCGTAAGTTGTCACATTTGTTTTGATATGTGATGTTTTGCATTTAAAGCTGGTACAAAATATACATTTGATTAATTGgaataaaataatctgttaaGGTAGCTCATTAATTCAGCAGATTTTTAATATCCtaaaaaatattacaacaaaAGAACATGGAAAGCTTTGTGCATAAGATCTCAGGATTTGCTTTTttatagagtttttttttaggaGTTAGCTTAGTGATTTAGCTAAGTTAAGAGACTCATAATCAACAGAAGCTGCAAGTGCCATATCTTTTGGTAATCCATAAATCTCGTTCTGTAGTCCAGCCATGCCACAGGTATATCATGTATGAGAACCAAGGCCAAAATAACGTTGATGGCGTGAATATAATATGAGCTAAATGTTAGGAATGGCACCAAATAAAGAAGTATAGTTACAGTAGTGTAAACTATGCATATGGTATTCCATAGGAGATGACGTGCAGTTAGTTAGAAGAACAAAAGACATACATTTCATGGTCTGCCCTGATTTGCGGCCAAATTGTTTATTGCCACTTATATTCCAAATTAATAaagattataaaagaaaaaaggcaaataaCTAACATAACGGATTTAGTACCATGAATTGaactttaatttgatttgcACACCAGTGTTTGCTTACATAAAATTCCCTGAAGTGATGAACTCCTGGTAATTTGTTTTCTGATGTCTTTGCAGCTATGACCCTCATGTATTTGACCTACACTTGGGGCAACCATGTCCATCAGCAGAGCAAGAGGAAGGATGCTGCTGACTATGAGAATGATGAATGAACTTCTGCCACCTATCAGAAACCTGCTGTCTGTTATTTCCAACCCTACATTTAACCAATAAAGATGAACAATATTTATGTGAAATCATTggtgtttttacttttctcttttgagttgaattaatttttattcattgtagctatcaaattacttttcttcttttacgtTACAAATGTAATACTGACCtgatttgaaaagaaatgtcCTACATAGATCATTAAATTAGTATTATAGAATATattaaattttgtatttttatacaaCTGATTTGATAATTAACCACTTCAAAACGTTTTTAAAGTTGAATGTGGAAAATTAATTTTTCCaagaatttgaaaaaaagaaaagttgatttTATCTATCCCCAAAGG is part of the Melanotaenia boesemani isolate fMelBoe1 chromosome 7, fMelBoe1.pri, whole genome shotgun sequence genome and harbors:
- the LOC121642577 gene encoding cytochrome b-c1 complex subunit 8, with protein sequence MGRHFGNLAKVRHIITYSISPFEQRAFANYFSKGIPNVWRRFTASFFKVAPPMTLMYLTYTWGNHVHQQSKRKDAADYENDE
- the gdf9 gene encoding growth/differentiation factor 9, yielding MEKQMLQSTTVHCFRALLLLLLVTCSSPPVRSSPAASNALHNLGGLTHPYSSIFSPLLKALSEHGETRWDPGLRKRIKPEHRYIKYLTDVYKKSPRSQRKVDGDRVYNTIRLIKPQDECLEQSDTESFTQDLSYNLEQIKGKEHLLKSALLYRFDSAHSAPINSVCYLSIHEREQSNQCQLCPGVYHAMNFTTKADRRRTWVEVDITSFLQPLTTFQKKNVHLLVNISCPEEQRTRSNGRRDLLEFSLRSPPLILYLNDTSKITHQRSPVSANEDQRPPNRFQRRGETRRWKRESPKSKGGHKNLDVKLPEILLNSEIPTSECALYDFRVKFSQLDLDHVIVHPPKYNPRYCRGICTTTMGYIYGSPRHAMVQSYIFENIDSSVPRPSCVPSHYRPLSVIISSKDGSLHMKDIEMVATRCTCR